In a genomic window of Quercus lobata isolate SW786 chromosome 4, ValleyOak3.0 Primary Assembly, whole genome shotgun sequence:
- the LOC115987249 gene encoding aspartic proteinase CDR1-like isoform X1, producing the protein MHTHNLANFHHRFSYNQSIMSSHHHSLLSFAALATTFSIVLLCIFSHVEALNEGFSVDLIHRDSPKSPFYNPSETHSQRVAKALRRSINRVNSFKPTSSVSPNSLQTDIFSDIGSGEYLMKYFVGTPPVPILGVADTGSDLIWLQCKPCTECYNQTAPFFDPEKSTTYRRISCTSSQCESLDYIDTSCSKDRTSCQYSANYGDKSFSKGDLAVDTLTLNSTSSRPVPLPKTVIGCGLNNSLTSGVTGSGIVGLGGGSKSLVSQLHSSIGGKFSYCLVPFIYSEDNTSSKLNFGSHAVVSGFGTVSTPLVRHKRPHTYYYLTLEAMSVGNKRLELSSSSASGGSKGNIIIDSGSTFTYFPAEFYSKFEAAVAEEINFQCIDDPSHALSLCYSNSNDIRVPGITAHFSGADVKLNPNTTFYQTTDDILCLAFAAEEPSIFGNLAQSNLLVGYDLVEKTISFKPTDCTKL; encoded by the coding sequence ATGCATACACATAATCTTGCAAATTTTCATCATCGCTTCTCCTACAATCAATCAATCAtgtcatctcatcatcactcaCTTCTTTCTTTTGCTGCATTGGCAACTACATTCTCCATTGTCTTGCTTTGTATTTTCTCTCACGTTGAGGCTCTCAATGAAGGCTTTAGCGTGGATCTCATCCACCGCGACTCCCCCAAGTCTCCCTTCTACAACCCTTCAGAAACTCATTCGCAGCGTGTAGCAAAGGCCTTGCGCCGTTCCATTAACCGTGTCAACAGTTTTAAGCCAACTTCTTCAGTCTCTCCCAATTCACTCCAAACAGACATTTTCTCAGATATTGGCAGCGGCGAATACCTTATGAAGTACTTTGTTGGCACGCCACCAGTCCCAATACTAGGCGTTGCCGACACGGGTAGTGATTTGATTTGGTTACAATGCAAGCCTTGCACTGAGTGCTACAATCAAACAGCTCCATTTTTTGATCCTGAAAAGTCCACAACCTACAGAAGAATTTCCTGCACTTCCTCGCAATGTGAGTCTCTAGATTATATAGATACCTCATGCTCAAAAGATAGAACAAGTTGCCAATATTCAGCGAATTATGGGGATAAATCATTCTCAAAGGGAGACCTTGCTGTTGACACTCTCACTCTGAATTCAACTTCAAGCCGCCCTGTGCCTCTCCCAAAAACTGTCATAGGGTGTGGACTCAATAATAGTTTAACCTCTGGAGTCACAGGTTCCGGCATTGTTGGGCTTGGAGGCGGCTCGAAATCCCTTGTTTCCCAATTGCATTCTTCTATTGGTGGTAAGTTCTCCTACTGCTTGGTGCCATTTATTTATTCCGAAGACAATACCTCAAGCAAATTGAATTTCGGTAGTCATGCCGTGGTTTCGGGCTTTGGAACCGTGTCTACTCCCTTAGTACGCCACAAACGCCCACACACCTACTACTACCTAACACTCGAAGCAATGAGTGTTGGCAACAAAAGATTGGAGCTAAGTAGTTCTTCTGCCTCTGGAGGCTCAAAGGGCAATATTATCATTGATTCAGGTTCCACATTCACATATTTCCCAGCAGAGTTCTACTCCAAGTTCGAAGCAGCAGTAGCAGAAGAAATTAATTTTCAGTGCATTGATGACCCAAGTCACGCTCTTAGTCTTTGCTACAGTAATTCAAATGATATACGTGTTCCAGGTATCACAGCACATTTTAGCGGTGCAGATGTGAAGCTGAATCCAAACACCACCTTCTATCAAACTACTGATGATATTTTGTGCTTAGCTTTCGCTGCTGAAGAACCATCCATCTTCGGTAACTTGGCCCAGTCCAACTTGTTGGTAGGCTATGACCTAGTGGAGAAAACAATATCTTTCAAGCCAACGGATTGCACCAAGCTCTAA
- the LOC115987249 gene encoding aspartic proteinase CDR1-like isoform X2 — protein sequence MHTHNLANFHHRFSYNQSIMSSHHHSLLSFAALATTFSIVLLCIFSHVEALNEGFSVDLIHRDSPKSPFYNPSETHSQRVAKALRRSINRVNSFKPTSSVSPNSLQTDIFSDIGSGEYLMKYFVGTPPVPILGVADTGSDLIWLQCKPCTECYNQTAPFFDPEKSTTYRRISCTSSQCESLDYIDTSCSKDRTSCQYSANYGDKSFSKGDLAVDTLTLNSTSSRPVPLPKTVIGCGLNNSLTSGVTGSGIVGLGGGSKSLVSQLHSSIGGSTFTYFPAEFYSKFEAAVAEEINFQCIDDPSHALSLCYSNSNDIRVPGITAHFSGADVKLNPNTTFYQTTDDILCLAFAAEEPSIFGNLAQSNLLVGYDLVEKTISFKPTDCTKL from the exons ATGCATACACATAATCTTGCAAATTTTCATCATCGCTTCTCCTACAATCAATCAATCAtgtcatctcatcatcactcaCTTCTTTCTTTTGCTGCATTGGCAACTACATTCTCCATTGTCTTGCTTTGTATTTTCTCTCACGTTGAGGCTCTCAATGAAGGCTTTAGCGTGGATCTCATCCACCGCGACTCCCCCAAGTCTCCCTTCTACAACCCTTCAGAAACTCATTCGCAGCGTGTAGCAAAGGCCTTGCGCCGTTCCATTAACCGTGTCAACAGTTTTAAGCCAACTTCTTCAGTCTCTCCCAATTCACTCCAAACAGACATTTTCTCAGATATTGGCAGCGGCGAATACCTTATGAAGTACTTTGTTGGCACGCCACCAGTCCCAATACTAGGCGTTGCCGACACGGGTAGTGATTTGATTTGGTTACAATGCAAGCCTTGCACTGAGTGCTACAATCAAACAGCTCCATTTTTTGATCCTGAAAAGTCCACAACCTACAGAAGAATTTCCTGCACTTCCTCGCAATGTGAGTCTCTAGATTATATAGATACCTCATGCTCAAAAGATAGAACAAGTTGCCAATATTCAGCGAATTATGGGGATAAATCATTCTCAAAGGGAGACCTTGCTGTTGACACTCTCACTCTGAATTCAACTTCAAGCCGCCCTGTGCCTCTCCCAAAAACTGTCATAGGGTGTGGACTCAATAATAGTTTAACCTCTGGAGTCACAGGTTCCGGCATTGTTGGGCTTGGAGGCGGCTCGAAATCCCTTGTTTCCCAATTGCATTCTTCTATTGGTG GTTCCACATTCACATATTTCCCAGCAGAGTTCTACTCCAAGTTCGAAGCAGCAGTAGCAGAAGAAATTAATTTTCAGTGCATTGATGACCCAAGTCACGCTCTTAGTCTTTGCTACAGTAATTCAAATGATATACGTGTTCCAGGTATCACAGCACATTTTAGCGGTGCAGATGTGAAGCTGAATCCAAACACCACCTTCTATCAAACTACTGATGATATTTTGTGCTTAGCTTTCGCTGCTGAAGAACCATCCATCTTCGGTAACTTGGCCCAGTCCAACTTGTTGGTAGGCTATGACCTAGTGGAGAAAACAATATCTTTCAAGCCAACGGATTGCACCAAGCTCTAA